In Candidatus Abyssobacteria bacterium SURF_5, a single window of DNA contains:
- a CDS encoding MFS transporter, producing MDKGNAGEVLSCSTGNDNQAAPVGAAETAARAFRLPLKTLIGYGSSMIGLNGMATMISVHLLFFYTDIVLIASTTVGAVMALAQVWDAVTDPLMGHVSDHTSWKWGRRRPYIMIGMFPAAILFFLLFSPPLNLSIQAASLYFAIVFIVFYTFRTVWETPYFALAPEITLDYDERTRLSAYQQVFATLGDILGTMAPVILVGIFATQRGDFSFLGLLVAVLAIASGLFTYFGTRENPDLSKTSKLPLLKSLKATAGNRPFLLLVLTSSCTAISNYTTIAVTRYIVKYYFQREDLYPHFFAAFFVGVFISIPLWIKLTGRIGKKNAYIFTMLVYAALLWVILLLGPGDYFIYGATMIIAGAFNIGLWLIPGSILPDIIEWDQLHVGDRREGAFYGIWTLIRKGAIGGAFMIIGYLLDFVGYVPNVDQTPQALLGIKMLFGPIPSVLLVLGILIFLKFPITKEVHRNIVRQIDERRKEAQK from the coding sequence ATGGATAAAGGAAATGCCGGCGAAGTGCTTTCATGCTCGACCGGTAATGATAATCAGGCAGCCCCCGTCGGCGCGGCCGAAACCGCGGCGCGGGCCTTCCGGCTCCCGCTGAAAACGCTGATCGGATACGGGTCGTCCATGATCGGGCTAAATGGAATGGCGACCATGATCAGCGTTCACCTGCTGTTCTTTTATACCGACATAGTTCTCATAGCCTCCACAACAGTTGGCGCCGTTATGGCGCTCGCGCAGGTATGGGACGCCGTGACCGATCCGTTGATGGGCCACGTATCCGACCATACCTCGTGGAAATGGGGCCGCCGCCGCCCCTACATCATGATCGGCATGTTCCCGGCGGCTATCCTCTTTTTCCTGCTCTTCTCTCCGCCGCTCAACCTGTCCATACAAGCTGCTTCCCTCTATTTCGCCATTGTATTTATTGTCTTTTATACGTTCCGGACAGTCTGGGAAACTCCCTATTTCGCGCTGGCGCCGGAGATCACCCTCGATTATGACGAGAGAACTCGTTTATCAGCCTACCAGCAGGTCTTTGCGACCCTCGGGGACATCCTCGGCACAATGGCGCCGGTCATCCTGGTCGGAATTTTCGCCACGCAACGAGGCGACTTCTCTTTTCTCGGACTGCTGGTTGCGGTTCTGGCAATCGCTTCAGGACTTTTCACCTATTTCGGAACGCGTGAGAATCCCGACCTCTCGAAAACATCAAAGCTCCCGCTGCTCAAATCCTTGAAAGCAACCGCCGGCAATCGTCCTTTCCTCTTGCTCGTGCTGACATCCTCGTGCACCGCCATTTCAAACTACACGACAATCGCCGTCACCCGCTACATCGTGAAGTACTATTTTCAGCGCGAGGACCTGTATCCTCATTTCTTCGCCGCGTTCTTCGTGGGCGTGTTCATCTCAATTCCGCTCTGGATAAAGTTGACCGGGCGCATCGGAAAGAAGAACGCGTATATCTTTACTATGCTTGTCTATGCGGCGCTGCTCTGGGTGATCCTGCTGCTCGGTCCCGGCGATTACTTCATCTACGGAGCGACAATGATCATAGCCGGCGCCTTCAATATCGGCCTGTGGCTGATTCCCGGCTCCATTCTGCCGGACATCATCGAGTGGGACCAGCTGCACGTGGGCGACCGCAGGGAAGGCGCCTTCTACGGCATCTGGACCCTCATTCGCAAAGGAGCAATCGGCGGCGCCTTCATGATCATCGGGTATCTGCTTGATTTCGTCGGGTATGTGCCGAACGTGGATCAAACGCCGCAGGCTCTTCTTGGAATCAAGATGCTGTTCGGCCCGATACCGAGCGTGCTACTCGTTCTCGGCATCCTCATTTTCCTCAAGTTCCCGATTACGAAAGAAGTACATCGCAACATCGTCCGCCAAATCGATGAACGGCGGAAAGAAGCTCAAAAATGA
- a CDS encoding RraA family protein, whose amino-acid sequence MAMPLTREQIEELRKITTPTIINAIETFDVQPRNSGFMNPQIRCILPELGPLVGYAATGKLCANKPAEEKHRGLNHEMWKLILQTPAPRVVVIEDIDNPPCVGSMWGEVNGTIHKALGCIGVVTNGGVRDLDEVRAMGFHFFATHVIPSHAYEHLVEIGTPVSVGGLTIKPGDLLHGDQHGVIVIPHEIAGEVAGRAHEVEESERGIINFFRSSDFNPETFIDAKH is encoded by the coding sequence ATGGCCATGCCCCTGACTCGCGAGCAGATAGAGGAGCTGCGAAAAATCACCACGCCCACGATCATTAATGCTATCGAGACATTCGACGTTCAGCCGCGCAATTCCGGCTTCATGAACCCGCAGATACGCTGCATTCTCCCGGAGCTTGGGCCGCTGGTCGGCTATGCGGCCACCGGCAAGCTTTGCGCAAACAAACCCGCTGAAGAGAAACACCGCGGACTTAACCACGAGATGTGGAAACTCATTCTCCAGACGCCGGCGCCGCGCGTCGTCGTCATTGAAGACATCGATAACCCACCGTGTGTGGGATCTATGTGGGGAGAGGTCAACGGCACCATCCATAAAGCGCTCGGCTGTATCGGAGTGGTGACCAACGGGGGCGTCAGAGACCTGGACGAAGTGCGCGCGATGGGATTCCACTTCTTCGCGACGCATGTGATTCCCTCGCACGCATACGAGCACTTGGTCGAGATCGGCACGCCCGTCTCGGTCGGCGGGCTCACGATCAAGCCGGGCGACCTGCTGCACGGAGACCAGCACGGCGTCATTGTCATCCCGCATGAGATAGCCGGCGAGGTGGCTGGCCGCGCACACGAGGTCGAGGAGAGCGAGCGCGGCATCATCAACTTTTTCCGGTCTTCCGATTTTAATCCGGAAACCTTTATCGACGCCAAACATTAG